CCAATGAGAGTAAGAATTCTAGTTTaacttctaattttttttgttgctgaaGTTTTGAAATATGCCAGTTTTAATCATATAGTCCCTTGAGCTTATGCATGTTCTGATTCTTAGTTTGAgtttatattgatgatgtgATTTACTTAATTGTGTGCTGGAATGACAAAAGTGATGCTTGTTCATATTACTTCATGTTTGGGACAAAAAAATACACACTAGAACACTTTACTGTTTGCTTCTTGGTTAGCTTTATCCCCTACTTCAAGTACTAAAAATTGTTGTGTATCGGTTACTGAGGGTAAGGTCCATGAAGTTTGATGTGATCAACTTACCTGTCAGTTTTGCTTATGATCGATTTAAGCAACAACACTTTATTTTCAGACATGGCTTTTTTTTGTAAGCAAACTGTACTGATCAatgttgttactttgttgtcttgcattttgttaaaaacaaccggATGTCGAAGccgatgccgtggcatctgacttTGTGTTGCTAGGACATCAATCCTCAGTTTGGAACATTACTTGTGGGCCCTTgtagattttatgaagatatatttttgtagttacttgaggaacaagtagctgtaccagaagggtttgatttgtgggttgttatttgttgaaacaatctttaaTAAAAGATTGGTTTTATATCTTCacgtttgaattttgcaacaagatctttggagattcagttttgatttgatggttgttgcaatctgttacttcagccctagcaaaccctagtgcctatgttgcctctgctgaagtatataaaaggatgaagacctaaaacaagaAGACTactgaagctaatagagagagataaagtgttttagggttgttcattgttctttgtccttgtttacttgtgaacaaactttgctcactgattctataaagcaaagttgtattctgtgttctttgattctaaaaactctgattgttgattgtttgttaccaatcactgtggcagtgattgagagaaagtgagagaggctctcatacttaggttgagatactaagtagaaatacactgagtagattaggaagtgaactatgaactatggtgttcatgagtgtctgtaattcctgaatcttgagatagtgaatttcctttctttgggtgcaaaccctccagacgtaggtgaagtttttcactgaactgggttaccaatcctctgtgttcttctttattattttgctggattttttttttactgttagtcagttgtcgaaccggttgtcccagtatcgcgttcgacatctgtcctgtgcgagaaccagaattacaattggcatcagagcagacaCCCTATTCTGTTGGGTGAGCTTCAGGGAATATATTATGTTCTCAAGGACAACATTATGGATGGAAGAAGATCAGTCTAtatgccaccaattttggatggtaccaattatgactactggaaggctcgaatgatggtgtttctcaaatctatggacagtataatatggaaggcaatagtcaaggggtggaaaaatcctgtgatagcatccacaactgaattgaagcctgaagaaaagtggacaaagaaagaaaatgacgaagctcttggaaactccaaagccttgaatgcTATTTTATGTTCAGGCTAATCAACATATGTACTGTGGCTAAAGAAGCATGGGAGATTATCAAGACTGCTcatgaaggaacatcaagagttcgtatgtcaaagcttcagcttcttacaactcagtttgaaactatgaagatgaatgaggatgaatccatatatgagtttcatatgcgtataagggatctagccaactattcttttgccctaggggaacccatgtctgaagaaaagttagcaagaaagattctcaggtctctccccaagaggtttgatatgaaggtaactgccattgaagaagctcaagacatcagtaacatcaaggttgatgaactcattggttccttgcaaacctttgagatgtctcttAATGGTAGATCTGAAAAGAAGGCGAAGAGTGTAAGATCAGAGGGAGGAGGATACTGATGCAAGTATTGCAGAAGCTATATCATTTCTTGACAAAGCGTTGAAGAGTTTGGGCAGTATGTCAAATACAAATGTCCTGGACAATGTGTCGGACAATGTGAAGAATACTAAATTTCAACTGAAGggcaaacatgagaatgatacaaCCAAGGCTATTCATGTAAAAGCTCTCATTGGAAAGTActattctgatgctgagtcaagtgatggtgatgaggtTATCTCAAATGAAGaactagttgaaacctacaaattgtTGCTGGCTAAGTGGAAGGAATCATGTATGTAtagtgagaaaatgagaaaagaagtcaaggatttggttgctgagaagaagcaacttcagagtaataactccagcttgcaagaagaagtaaagaccATCAGCAAGTTGCATGAGGAGAATGAGAAACTTCAGATCACTAATGCAAAGCTGCAGGAGGAGGTAACATTActgaactcaaagcttgaaggtatgacaaagtctattcgtatgatgaataataGTACTAATGTGTTAGAGGAGATTCTGGAAGTTGGGAAAACAGTTGGAGATATGGAAGGGATAGACTTCAGCTAAAAGAATGCAAATAAGTCTGTTTCATCTGAAAAGCAAACTAAGCAACCAATGTCAGACCCAATGTTGCATCATTATGTACGACATGTGTACCCTCAGTTCAGAAAATCCAAGAAAtctacttggagatgtcatcactgtggcaaacttggtcatataaggccctactgttacaagctatatggatatcctcagtctcatgATCAATCAAGGACTAATCCACAAGTAGCTCCGACAAGGAAAAAGTGGAAACCTAAAGAAGGAGTTAGAGTCAAGTTCTTTGGCGAGGAAGAGATGTCTCCACAGCCATCTAGGGTGAATAGATCATATTCAAAGGATGTTGCTCTTCTTAAATCTCAGAGTTCTGGTGTAGATGTTATGAAGGAGTGGAAGAAGAAATTTGTTGCTGCAAGTTCTCTTGAAGTCTCAAATGCACCAGCAACTGTTCATGCTAGCATAGGTGAATCTGTAAGTGCAGATCCTAATGCTATTGTGCCTAGTGTGATTCATGAGATATCAGTTGAATCTGTTTTTGTTCCCAATGTTGAACCCCATGTTGAGACATTAGTTGAGACTACTTCAGATGTGAATATGGAACCCTCTGCTGGAAATCCAAACCCCATTGTTGACACATCTAAACTTGATCTCCAAATCCATCATTCTACCTTGGGTTCTGAACCATCTACCGGTTGTAAGGAGTCAGTTATTGAAAATGTTCATGAATTGTTGTCATTCTGGTCTTAGAAGTGATGGTTTGTTTATGATGTGtaccctttgccaaatttgtgttaaaaagggggagtagtttgtgGTGAAGAATCTGTGTTCTTTCTGTTGCatgtttgttttctgttggtAGCTTTGGTCTGTAATAAGTTGAAGACTCTTTCAAGACAAGGCAAGTAACTGGTTGTTTAATACTCCAAGCTGCTACTGTTTTATGTTCAAGTTGCTACTGGTTTACTGTTTTGCATttgttggttagttagtgtgTTTTTGCTGCCATGTTCCTTGTTCCAACTGTGCTTTATGGAGTGTGCTGATTGTTAAttggatgcatcatttgaggggcAGTCTGCTACTAAAGAGGAGCTTTGGTTCTCTTTGTTTACCCTCTCTGTTCattaagttgttttagacaaaatttgacaaagggggagattgttgttactttgttgtcttgcattttgtcaaaaacaatcGGATGTCAAAGCCGATGCCGTGACATCTGACTTTGTGTTGCTAGCACATCAATCCTCTGTTTGGAACGTTACTTGTGGGCCCTTgtagattttatgaagatatatttttgtagttacttgaggaacaagtagctgtaccagaagggtttgatttgtgggttgttatttgttgaaacaatctttaaTAAAAGATTGGTTTTATATCTTCACATTTGAATTTtgcaacaagatctttggagattcagttttgatttgatggttgttgcaatctgttacttcagcccaagcaaaccctagtgtCTATGTTGCCTttgctgaagtatataaaaggatgaagacctaaaacaagaAGACTAcagaagctaatagagagagataaagtgttttagggttgttcattgttctttgtccttgtttacttgtgaacaaactttgcttactgattctataaagcaaagttgtgttctgtgttctttgattctaaaaactctgattgttgattgtttgttaccaatcattgtggcagtgattgagagaaagtgagaggggctctcatacttaggttgagatactaagtagaaatacactgagtagattaggaagtgaactatgagctgtggtgttcatgagtgtctgtaattcctgaatcttgagatagtggatttcctttctttgagtgcaagccctccagatgtaggtaaagttttcactgaactgggtgttaccaatcctctgtgttcttctttattattttgctggttttttttctactgttagtcagttgtcgaaccgattgtcccagcatcgcgttcgacatctgtcctgtgcgagaaccagaattacAATCAATTTATTCATTATAATGCTAAAGAAGGGAACTCAATGATGTGATGATTTGGTTCCATTATGAGTGTTTATGCTATGTCTCAGTCATTTAGTTGTTCTTAGTAATTAACATTTCCCAATTGGTATAGTGGATCATCTGTATTTCCATTTTGTTTATTAGTATTTAGTAGTTATTTTGTATTTCCTTCTCTTCAATGAGATTGGGGATGGGATTTCAAgtttggttttcttcttcttaagtGTCATTTTTGTTGAACTTGTGCTGCTAATGGAACGTTCACTCTCTCTCCTGGTCCTGCTTGTGGAAGCTTGCGTCTTTAGGTACTGTGTTTGGTACTTCTTTCTGTTCTATACTTCATTAAGcatttttttctcttgttttgatcatttattgaatatttAGCTCCATTAAGCTCTTTGTTAGTTTTAGACTGATTCAGACACCATGTTGTACTTTCTAATGCTCTGGATAATTAGAAATGTGACTATGAGTTGCAATAATGTGATAAAAAGCTAAACATGTTCCTTTTATGGAATTATCATTAAAACCATACTTATTGCTAgctttcaataaaaaaaagtatgtATGGTAGTTTGTGAAATACATCACCAAGTATCCAAATTTAATGTACCACCATGACAAATTTTACACAATCATACTTAAATATGAGCATGTGGTTTTCTTGGGCCCCAACCTGATTTCCTAGTCATCCTGCAAACCATTTTCGTTGCTCACAATAGTTGTTTGGCTCAGGTTAGCTTACCTGTTTACTTATGATACTTTGCAGAAGCTTGGCACCTATTGTGGAAAAGTACTTAGCTTGAGCTGAAAAAACTAGCAGCTGAGTTGTTTTGGAAAGGTATTATCTAATATTCACAGCTCACATTGCTAACCAGTTTCTTTAAAAGTTGTattcattttgattttgagtttcttcaATTAACTAGTTTCTTGTATTCATTTTTAGACCGTCATCATCCAtatcataaaaagaagaaagctttcAACGAAAAATCAGAGTATGGTGTCGCTCCAAAACCCTTGACTGGAGAGGAAGTTTATCAACGACAACAAAACGTGAAGGTTATCTTTGTAAAGAAACAAAAGAGGCCCGAACACTCAACTGATATGTTGACTATTTTTTGCACTTGTCTTTACTAGTTAGTTTCTGTACTAGTTAGATTTGTTCTAGTTCTTCTAATCTATTCTGTTTTTTTGATGTTTTGCTATGTATTTTCCTTTGATGTTTAACTCATttgagagagtgtgttctcaagatctcttttattctaataaattttcattttaaaaaaatatattcaggTCAAATTAGTGTAAAAAAAGCGCCAAAAAACATTTTACATCGGTTTCAAACAGAACCGATGTGGTAAgtacacatttcacatcggaCGTCTGGTATAATCGATGTGAAATGTACAATTTTGAAACCGAAGTGAAAAGGTGATGACATACCACAACACCTTTACTTACATTGGACgcaaaccgatgtgaaaagtccaaaataaccgatgtgaaaagtgttTTTTCTAGTAGTGGTCGGTGCATCACGAACTTCTGCTCTGTCCTATTTTGCGAGCAACATGGTTTGCGAGTTTCCTGGGTTCCGCTTGGAGCAAGAACGCTGTTTTCGTGATTTTATGCTTGACTTCTTGCAGGTTGTTGATGATGAAGGGCTGGGGGTTTTTCTTGAGACACTGTATGTGGTGTGGAGCTCGCGGAATGACTTAGTGTTCAATGACGCAACCTCTACGGTGGATCAGATGCTACGCCACTGCTCTCTTCTCCATCCGGGACCAGCTATGGTGGAGGCCACTGCCCGTTCGCACCAGCCCCACCCCTCGAAGTGGTCACGGCCATCTCTAGGCACTTTCAAGATTAATTTTGACGTATCAGTCAATCAGGAAGGCCATAGTGGGTTTGGGTTCATTGCTCGGAACAATCACAGTGAAGTCCTTGCATCAACGTGTTGGAGATATGGTCTTGTCACCTCTCCAACGGTTGCGGAAGCTCTCTCTATGCGATGGTCGATGATTTTGGCTAGGGACCTTGGTTTCAGATGGGTCGTTTTTGGAACGGATTGCTCTCTCTTGTTTCAAGCTTGGAAACGCAAGGGTGGTGGTTGCTCTTTTTTAGATTCTATTGTGAGGGATTGTATTTTTTTGCTTTTAGACTTTGATGTTTTTTCCTTACTGTTTGTCCGCCATACAGGAAACTGTGCGGCCGACGCTTTAGCGTCTTTATCGTTTTCGCAGGGTGAGTTTGTGTGGATTGAGGATGTCCCTCCTCAGCTTATTGGCATTGTCCAATTTGATGTACTGGCCCTTGTGCTTCCTACTTCTTCTTAATTGAATGagttttgatttaaaaaaaaaaaaaattaaatttccgtTTCTATTTTGATAAAGAGTAAAATGCATAGATTAGAACATACAATTAATtctttcaagtttttttttttaaattcttatTTAACCCTCTAACCATTGAACTACTCAATAATATAAACTTTATTTAAGAAAATGATTGTCGATAAATATTTTGAACTACGTGAACACATATAGAGGAAGAATAGTATTTCATTCTTCACGAAtagataaatataaatatatttagttaAGGAAAAAAACATAGAGTTGAAAGATGgtgaatataaataatattgaaaaatatctcattcaaacaattttttttcttgaaaaacaGTTTCTAAAAACATTTAAACATAATTTTCAGAAACTGCAATCAAACCGTCCCTCAATCatctttcctcttgtaacaaaaaagaaGTTGTCCCTCAATCTCCAATTCTTTTATAGTTGTATAAACAAGCAAAGTAAATTAATTAGTACCTCCTTGGATTTGGGGGCCATGTACAAGCACATTCCCCCAATTCAATAAGTGTATTTATGTTTGGTGAATGTGTATTGCTATTCACCATAGTGGAACAACATTCAAACGCATATCAACATAAAAGTAAACACAGTGAGCATGTTTGTATTTTAGTTGAAATTAACTGAACAAAAGAATGTTTATCCCGTGTTCACTTCACTGGATTGAGTGATTTATTAGAGCAAATAGCATCGATGATTGCAATGACTTTTCCTTTATTTTGTAAAATGCATCGACCTTCCCTTTATTTTGTAAATTATATTTACCTCATCTCTTTCATGCACCATCAGGGGTGAAAATAAGCTAGGACGAACTTTGGGCGATCCAAGCCTGGCTTGTGGCATGCCATATGCCAAATTTTTAGTCCTGACATAGCCTTTTAGACAGACATACTTTCTAGCATGGTTAAAAGCATATTTAACATAAAATGTCCTTTCAAAAGGCCAGTAGGCTAGCATGATAATAGCACGTGTCACGTGTGCTAATGGATTTTTCTACATATCGTTTCATTTCTGTTtacttatattattaataaaaataatattatgtaaATTGGCTAGCCTATTAGATCGAATATGTTGTTTTTGATAGCATGAACCCTTCCTTTTTACTTAATCAGacttttgaaattctaagctTGGACTTTTTAATAAACGGGTCATTCACGAGCCCCTAATGGTCCTTTTGGCCTACTTCCACCACAACACCATTTAAAATACTCCATCAATtccaaaatggttgttgttttagaaacCCAAGACTATTTGTCacatcttcttccatatataccctcatttaatattgtatctctTACCTATCACCTCAAATTCTCACCAATCAAAATTTTCACCAATCACTCAACCATAATTACCATTCTCTCTCTTTATATAAATCAACTTTAAATAAGAGTGTTTTAgtcaaattttatattaattagtgAGCTCTTAAATTGTGTACATTACCTTAAACAAAACTATTTTGGAATGGAGAGAGTACTAGCTAAATCAAGtgttattataataataaatattagaTGAGTTTGTTTCCATAACAATAAATTTTAGGCGAGGTTTGTGTAATGTTAATGGAAAATGCTGTGGGGCACGACATTGGATCTCGTGCACCACGCACGAAGCATTTTCTggcggtttgaaaccgccaGAAACAGTacctgttcttttttttttgctgttgtaattttgtggcggtttaaaaccgcaaCTAAATGAGTCTCGTGCCTCTCTCGTGTCAGATCTGTCGTACCACGTAGTATTGCTCAATGTTAATAAAATAAGAGTGGTTGTgtataattaagtaattaaaggTCAATGTAATAATGAAAAAACTCAAGGGTAGcgtcaataatttttttccttaataTCAATTTAGGTAAAGAGTAAAATGCATAGATTAGaacatatatttaattatttcgaGTTCTTTATAAAATTCTTATTTAACCTCTAACCATTAACTACTAAATATTATAAACTTTATTTAAGAAAAGGCTTAAATGTATTTTTGGACCcccaagtttacattttttgcgattgttgaccctgatcttatttttctacgaacCGAGACCCTCTCCAGGCAAAAAGACGAGCCATCTTCTGCATGCAAATTGCCTGGAGAGGTTCTTGtttcgtagaaaaataagatcagggtcaacaatcgcaaaaaatgtaaacttgggggtccaaaagtgcatttcaGCCTTAAAAAAATGATTGTCGATAATTATTTTGAACTACATTAACACATAAATAGGAAGaatgatatttttttcttcccaaacagataaatataaaaagagatataaacaaggaaaaaaatataG
This portion of the Lotus japonicus ecotype B-129 chromosome 3, LjGifu_v1.2 genome encodes:
- the LOC130749101 gene encoding uncharacterized protein LOC130749101: MKEWKKKFVAASSLEVSNAPATVHASIGESVSADPNAIVPSVIHEISVESVFVPNVEPHVETLVETTSDVNMEPSAGNPNPIVDTSKLDLQIHHSTLGSEPSTGCKESVIENVHELLSFWS
- the LOC130744116 gene encoding uncharacterized protein LOC130744116 is translated as MVCEFPGFRLEQERCFRDFMLDFLQVVDDEGLGVFLETLYVVWSSRNDLVFNDATSTVDQMLRHCSLLHPGPAMVEATARSHQPHPSKWSRPSLGTFKINFDVSVNQEGHSGFGFIARNNHSEVLASTCWRYGLVTSPTVAEALSMRWSMILARDLGFRWVVFGTDCSLLFQAWKRKGGGCSFLDSIVRDCIFLLLDFDVFSLLFVRHTGNCAADALASLSFSQGEFVWIEDVPPQLIGIVQFDVLALVLPTSS